The Kocuria sp. TGY1127_2 genome includes a window with the following:
- a CDS encoding ComF family protein, whose protein sequence is MEKSDALQTCDRMALRLTDALADAVELIFPQPCAGCSEGRGPVCRICRALVHRLVSCPRDVADSLPQWPSQVPCFAAGSYRHELARLLLAFKNAQRVDVAPFLGRALARSVAEAMKGRWPAQYRTRGSSWGADTVLLVPVPSSAAAFRRRGFVPSELLIRKAVGSSSRLHEAKRHGGLRVAPLLIRRETHFRGVVSCMTGRANGQKGLSARQRSQRADGSMHVSLSVPARLMGLRPELQGRTCILIDDVATTGSTLRESKRAIEKAGATVVGAAVIASVRAP, encoded by the coding sequence GTGGAAAAAAGCGATGCGCTGCAGACCTGCGATCGGATGGCCTTGCGCCTGACGGACGCGTTGGCCGACGCCGTGGAGCTGATTTTTCCTCAACCGTGCGCGGGGTGTTCTGAAGGGCGAGGCCCCGTGTGCCGGATTTGCCGAGCTCTCGTGCACAGGCTTGTCTCTTGTCCGCGGGATGTCGCCGATTCATTGCCCCAATGGCCCTCGCAGGTTCCTTGCTTCGCGGCCGGTTCCTACCGTCACGAATTGGCGAGGCTTCTCCTTGCGTTCAAAAACGCCCAGCGGGTCGACGTCGCGCCATTTCTCGGTCGAGCGTTGGCGCGGTCCGTTGCCGAGGCCATGAAAGGCCGCTGGCCAGCGCAATACCGCACGCGGGGCTCGTCTTGGGGAGCTGACACCGTCTTGCTGGTCCCCGTACCCTCTTCGGCCGCGGCGTTCAGGAGGCGTGGATTCGTACCCAGCGAGCTGCTCATCCGCAAGGCCGTCGGATCGAGCAGCAGACTCCACGAGGCCAAACGACACGGTGGCTTGCGCGTTGCTCCGCTGCTTATCAGGAGGGAGACTCACTTTCGTGGGGTCGTCTCCTGCATGACGGGCCGTGCGAACGGACAAAAGGGCCTGAGCGCTCGCCAGCGTTCGCAGCGCGCGGACGGGTCCATGCATGTCTCTTTGTCTGTACCCGCCCGGTTGATGGGACTCCGACCTGAACTCCAGGGGCGCACATGCATCCTTATCGATGACGTGGCGACCACGGGATCGACCCTCCGGGAGTCCAAACGCGCCATCGAGAAAGCCGGCGCCACAGTGGTGGGAGCGGCCGTCATCGCGAGTGTTCGTGCGCCCTGA